The Methanomethylovorans hollandica DSM 15978 genome includes a region encoding these proteins:
- a CDS encoding isocitrate/isopropylmalate dehydrogenase family protein — MSKTAAVIKGDGVGPELVDAMFKVMEAAGTDVEFITCDAGATWWEQHGGNSLVPDETWDILDDSNACYKGPTTTPGIVGAPRSVAVSIRQKYDLYANVRPIKTFPNTSRPLGDVDFVCVREGTEGLYVGEEIRLTDDVAIAIRKITRTASGKVARYAFEEAKRRNYDTVVAIHKSNILRRTCGLFLEEVNKTAQKYPGIEVWEYHIDNIAQQLIKNPQIFNNKVLLSTNLFMDVLSEECSALVGSIGLIYSANIGDNFAMFEPAHGSAPKYAGLDKVNPVATVLAGAWMLGYLGESAQSDAIFRATERVISEGKYVTYDLGGNAKLSEMTNTIAKYTAEELK, encoded by the coding sequence GTGAGCAAGACTGCAGCAGTAATTAAAGGAGATGGTGTAGGTCCCGAACTTGTGGATGCGATGTTCAAGGTAATGGAAGCTGCCGGAACTGATGTGGAGTTCATAACCTGTGATGCCGGTGCCACATGGTGGGAGCAGCATGGTGGAAATTCTCTTGTCCCTGATGAGACCTGGGATATACTTGACGATTCTAATGCATGTTACAAGGGTCCTACAACAACCCCTGGTATAGTGGGAGCCCCTAGAAGCGTGGCTGTTTCTATCAGGCAGAAATATGATCTTTATGCCAACGTGCGCCCCATCAAGACCTTCCCGAACACCAGCAGACCTCTTGGTGATGTTGATTTTGTGTGTGTCCGTGAAGGTACGGAAGGGCTGTATGTGGGCGAGGAGATACGTCTCACCGATGATGTGGCCATAGCCATTAGGAAGATCACTCGCACAGCAAGCGGCAAGGTTGCAAGATATGCTTTTGAGGAGGCCAAAAGAAGAAATTATGATACCGTTGTGGCTATCCACAAGAGTAATATTCTCAGGCGCACATGTGGCCTGTTCCTGGAAGAAGTCAACAAGACAGCTCAGAAATATCCGGGTATTGAAGTGTGGGAATACCACATCGACAATATCGCACAGCAGCTGATTAAGAACCCGCAGATATTCAACAACAAAGTATTACTTTCCACGAACCTGTTCATGGATGTGCTCAGTGAGGAATGTTCTGCTCTTGTGGGAAGCATCGGCCTGATATATTCTGCCAATATAGGCGATAATTTCGCCATGTTCGAGCCAGCTCACGGTTCTGCACCCAAATATGCTGGATTGGATAAAGTGAATCCTGTAGCAACAGTGCTTGCAGGTGCCTGGATGCTCGGATATCTGGGTGAATCCGCACAGTCAGACGCTATATTCAGGGCTACTGAGCGTGTCATATCTGAAGGTAAGTATGTTACCTATGACCTGGGAGGCAATGCAAAGCTTAGTGAAATGACAAATACGATCGCAAAATATACTGCAGAGGAGCTGAAGTAA